From one Sus scrofa isolate TJ Tabasco breed Duroc chromosome 9, Sscrofa11.1, whole genome shotgun sequence genomic stretch:
- the LOC100512977 gene encoding exophilin-5 isoform X2, translated as MSLRCCQNKPGRCGLFPKFMILDFQRGGLIAGYGTKFLKLVFYSLKNVIVTGGDKKPKCNAHTVEKMTKVPRGFDFSFLNDEEARKILEVLERNEELQRAEKARISKLQKTKRDSRWLHGVTGEWFEEIQRKKFCNERDVSQMLKQPLTHRLRKGMAENDPMELQTSRSKNTPNQRNPTSIPFRLSFRSSLASLFSFRKSRKEPSKPQTPGQRGWDGHTPPMSVRGTTLAKINNSSLENQPVDSAFVPKPASMREGSGVPPWDASRLEDEFFQVLDDLDSKLAQEQSSSSVNIRAPLNYGSRTQFSPFYSSENRHGTLTGRHRNCYNETSNMSIYDVLRPRTPQEGFKTFSPRTRTIYDMYRTREPRVLKEDYMQRNAFGSTSLCFDSRQQSASPAAGYFTARSLHFPTSPQNKSGFIPPSHQQSPKRTPLSSIVWNRSDSSRDWQNQEEFPRAPSPMEIDPADQSLYPRCFQDNRKYEFYQAQSIYQTVGFSARIDNAMSPDPFENSENMPFYHEDNPFTRSFFSNTFGRSREQRLGQSPFWGQQEEYSSWSDFRQRRKPFTSSDRDFETISIEANNAFAGHDHNIPSQHWASFSPSYRTNISRNQEEPPPWQCESQTSTLESMERSQVNRNQSVHFNTPDVCSRTDSSYHITSGGLECQQDSSIEAHINKEAYPLGIAQTPASSFKTTFPQIPDDRGNPQSPSFQNPTVTLHTSKPASLPIRSSTEVAVTNSDSVGPPPHTESQPNSFVTEVNNEKNLNESILEKDKQLNKMDQTNMTDEIPQLVSQTIMSKLLPDFQNPLSQDSAKSSRLVFNASTTVSSKKLPGVISKRDLSKIHKVDELKKDKSYTGNRKLGSAFTQESRTIAPSPSPSQACPQELMVSNDDISSIIKNNRWSSEHTDNQNTQSPEKPAALDTKKERCTTTYSTNHSKLAAHSNMPHDSLDLPSGTLPDSSPSNAPCLDTLLTPSTTVFSWKCPSGKDPFLGEREEKDIDSKSQNSQFSLSLSENKKSNDKCVPVYNEVVEVVKCHSHLPSRDGKGKGKIRRRTSCIEKLSKTESRSSSTSDSSHLTEGTQSNSKAPEPHTIYCTLPRKSAAFPISNRKSESKIMASSSRNEPFPFQINNDVEDPVGKYTSNKFSPNSYESESKCSEVASDSVSIALEATEGMRNTTNTGPASARKGPLPVKRAVSCPLGVPYASPGRDEREEVLLSDTDASTRTLSPWERLINPLGHDSSVPDCALSQRQHQKEYFQENTEKNGQIAASRTGIFSHPNERPLPISSDMSGKESRKTLHKFKTTSMFSVSGDEDNVKCLEVVSIYYTLPRKHSKKFSDLLQKYTQNIDLLTESTKVGTETSNVLEKDKLNYSTEEQSGAPSSEDLKTLVSSAQENHHCLSHTTENMTVLQLPSLGPSEPSLQEMASIEANISLHKEESKAREIPPHSVAKTPLCDSQSRKEKGKKLQSETLHTASMLQGKKVTKEKSSNCQQSIKSGHSGLSNLPAHSEENVENSQIIRSSGGCTDSGTAITAIQSPQKDTTGIAIDESSDGLQPRAVRGEINTDFSPETDKPLSDSESQVFALTPALHKLQLDQETYSGEQDLDSSLQSEPRELPSRSQEVNVAESKAKDEMQKLVWDQPALPGGSNKNKTSLDNLEKGKNKPSVKHRLAAMSKASRKFPSKDLSPRRHVATIFPQHGDSSGFSTLSLGTPECKPLSPEPALKSTESAGESRLSNDEMNVEKSENPLQVTAASNRESSTHLSTQKSNRISQPHQNEFQNISRSQAMYDNSKEVSVPQILERKSGTLVQPTMISLREADFPDQRRRLDPPFQLEPEEKSAVSIPLTSCQQQQRSAASLEWKPEPHSYRSKSLKSINVHGDLLRKSHPAKVRERHFSENTSIDDALSRLTLGNELSNNSEYNRRFKSFSELTSCDENESWALYRDRTKMGRRSATSISRPMDYGIFGKEQQLAFLENVKRSLTQGRLWKPSFLKNPGFLKDDIISPPNPTESSSSNPPSDQMPGDGFSLSAPLNIYVEDPVDSDCDTDTTTDDEYYLDENDKESEL; from the exons cAAACTGCAGAAGACAAAGAGGGATAGCAGATGGCTTCACGGAGTGACTGGTGAATGGTTtgaagaaattcaaagaaaaaagttttgcAATGAAAGAGATGTTAGCCAAATGTTGAAACAACCACTTACACACAGGCTGAGGAAGGGGATGGCAGAAAACG ATCCCATGGAATTACAAACATCAAGATCTAAAAATACACCTAATCAAAGAAACccaacatccattccttttcGGCTAAGCTTCAGATCATCATTGGCTTCCCTGTTCTCATTCAGGAAATCCAGAAAGGAGCCTTCAAAACCTCAAACTCCAGGACAGAGAGG ATGGGACGGCCACACACCTCCTATGTCTGTGAGGGGAACCACTTTG gcaaaaataaacaattcttcTCTGGAAAATCAACCCGTTGACAGTGCATTTGTCCCCAAGCCAGCCAGTATGAGGGAAGGAAGCGGTGTGCCTCCGTGGGATGCTTCAAGGCTAGAGGATGAGTTTTTCCAAG TTTTAGATGATTTGGATAGCAAACTGGCTCAGGAACAATCTTCAAGCTCAGTGAACATCAGAGCACCTCTCAACTATGGATCAAGGACACAGTTCAGTCCTTTTTACTCCAGTGAGAACAGACACGGCACTCTCACAGGAAGGCACAGAAACTGCTATAATGAAACTTCGAATATGTCTATCTATGATGTCTTAAGACCAAGAACCCCTCAGGAAGGTTTTAAAACCTTTTCTCCTCGAACAAGGACAATTTATGATATGTACAGGACAAGGGAGCCCAGAGTCTTAAAAGAAGATTACATGCAAAGGAATGCTTTTGGTAGTACTTCTCTGTGTTTCGACAGCAGGCAGCAATCAGCCTCACCAGCTGCAGGGTATTTCACAGCAAGAAGCTTACATTTTCCAACCTCACCTCAGAACAAGAGTGGGTTTATACCACCAAGTCATCAACAGAGCCCAAAGAGAACTCCTTTATCATCTATTGTGTGGAACAGATCAGATTCTTCTAGAGACTGGCAGAACCAGGAGGAATTCCCAAGGGCACCATCACCAATGGAAATTGACCCTGCTGACCAGTCTTTGTACCCCAGGTGTTTTCAGGATAATAGGAAATATGAATTTTACCAAGCACAGAGTATTTATCAGACTGTTGGTTTCAGTGCCCGGATAGATAATGCAATGAGTCCTGACCCATTTGAGAACTCGGAGAATATGCCATTCTACCATGAAGATAACCCATTTACTAGATCTTTCTTTAGCAATACCTTTGGACGAAGCAGGGAGCAGAGACTTGGACAAAGTCCTTTTTGGGGCCAACAGGAAGAGTATTCTTCCTGGTCTGACTTTCGTCAAAGAAGGAAACCATTCACTTCATCTGACAGAGACTTTGAAACAATCTCCATTGAAGCAAATAATGCATTTGCTGGTCATGACCATAATATTCCTTCTCAGCACTGGGCATCATTTTCTCCTAGTTACAGAACAAATATCTCCAGAAACCAAGAGGAGCCACCTCCCTGGCAGTGTGAATCGCAGACATCCACACTGGAGAGCATGGAGAGGTCACAAGTGAATAGGAACCAGTCTGTACATTTCAACACACCAGATGTTTGCTCCAGGACTGATTCAAGCTATCACATCACATCTGGTGGGTTAGAATGTCAACAGGACAGTTCTATAGAAGCACATATAAACAAAGAAGCTTACCCACTTGGAATTGCTCAGACTCCAGCATCCTCATTCAAAACTACCTTCCCACAGATTCCTGATGACAGAGGGAATCCTCAGAGTCCCAGCTTTCAGAATCCCACTGTCACTTTGCATACAAGTAAGCCTGCCTCTCTTCCAATAAGAAGCTCCACAGAAGTCGCTGTAACCAACAGTGACTCAGTTGGACCTCCACCTCATACTGAAAGCCAGCCCAATAGCTTTGTCACAGAAGTGAATAATGAGAAAAACTTGAATGAATCTATTttggaaaaagacaaacaactgaACAAGATGGACCAGACAAACATGACAGATGAAATACCCCAACTTGTTTCACAGACAATAATGTCTAAACTTTTACCTGATTTTCAAAATCCCCTCTCCCAGGACTCAGCCAAGAGTAGCAGACTTGTTTTTAATGCATCTACCACAGTAAGCTCAAAAAAGCTTCCTGGAGTCATTTCCAAGAGAGAtctctccaaaattcataaagtcgatgaattaaaaaaagataagagttATACTGGAAACAGAAAACTTGGCTCAGCATTCACTCAGGAAAGCAGAACAATAGCACCTTCTCCCAGCCCAAGTCAGGCTTGTCCCCAGGAGTTAATGGTAAGTAATGATGATATTTCAAGCATTATTAAAAACAACCGCTGGAGTTCTGAACATACTGATAATCAAAACACACAGTCTCCAGAAAAGCCTGCTGCTTTAGATACCAAGAAAGAACGATGTACCACAACTTATTCTACCAACCATAGCAAGTTAGCTGCTCACAGCAATATGCCACATGATTCTTTAGATCTGCCATCAGGTACACTCCCAGACTCCTCACCATCAAATGCTCCTTGCCTTGATACTCTGCTGACTCCTTCTACTACAGTGTTCTCCTGGAAATGTCCTTCAGGCAAAGATCCATTtctgggagaaagagaagaaaaggatattGATAGCAAGAGCCAAAATAGTCAGTTTTCGCTAAGcctctcagaaaacaaaaagagtaatGATAAGTGTGTGCCTGTATATAATGAAGTGGTGGAAGTTGTCAAATGCCATTCACACCTGCCTTCCAGGgatggaaagggaaaaggaaaaataagacgACGTACATCCTGTATTGAAAAGTTAAGCAAAACGGAAAGTCGATCATCATCTACAAGTGACAGCAGTCACCTCACTGAAGGGACTCAAAGCAATTCCAAGGCTCCTGAGCCTCACACAATTTACTGCACTTTACCAAGAAAGTCAGCCGCTTTTCCCATCAGTAACAGGAAGTCTGAAAGCAAGATAATGGCTTCTTCGTCTAGGAATGAGCCATTTCCATTCCAAATCAACAATGATGTGGAAGATCCAGTAGGAAAGTACACATCAAACAAATTCAGCCCTAATTCTTATGAGTCAGAAAGCAAATGTTCCGAAGTGGCTTCAGACTCAGTCTCGATAGCACTTGAAGCCACAGAGGGGATGAGAAATACGACAAACACTGGACCTGCTTCCGCTAGAAAAGGACCACTTCCAGTCAAGAGGGCTGTGTCATGTCCTTTAGGGGTACCATATGCCTCACCTGGAAGAGATGAAAGGGAAGAAGTCTTGCTCTCAGACACTGATGCTTCCACCAGAACACTAAGTCCTTGGGAGAGACTCATCAACCCTCTGGGACATGACTCATCTGTTCCGGATTGTGCTTTAAGCCAAAGACAGCACCAAAAGGAATACTTTcaagaaaacactgaaaagaatGGTCAAATTGCTGCCTCTAGGACAGGTATATTTTCCCATCCAAATGAACGCCCTTTACCTATTTCTTCAGATATGTCTggaaaagaaagtaggaaaacaTTACACAAATTTAAGACTACAagtatgttttctgtttctggtGATGAAGATAATGTGAAATGTCTTGAGGTGGTTTCAATATATTATACTCTACCAAGGAAACACAGCAAGAAATTCAGTGACCTTCTTCAAAAGTATACACAAAATATCGATTTACTTACAGAGTCAACTAAAGTGGGGACTGAAACAtctaatgttttagaaaaagacaaactaaattATTCTACAGAAGAGCAGTCAGGAGCACCTTCATCTGAAGATCTAAAGACGCTGGTCAGCTCTGCTCAGGAGAACCATCACTGTCTTTCTCACACCACTGAAAATATGACTGTTTTACAGTTACCAAGTTTGGGCCCCTCAGAACCTTCACTACAGGAAATGGCTTCTATTGAGGCCAATATTTCTCTCCATAAAGAAGAATCTAAAGCTAGAGAGATTCCCCCACACAGTGTAGCTAAAACGCCTCTCTGTGATTCAcagagcaggaaagagaaagggaaaaaattgcaaaGTGAAACCCTGCATACTGCATCAATgcttcaggggaaaaaagttaCAAAAGAGAAATCCTCAAATTGTCAGCAGTCCATTAAATCAGGTCACAGTGGTTTGTCTAACCTCCCAGCCCACTCAGAAGAGAATGTTGAAAATTCCCAAATCATCAGAAGTTCTGGAGGATGTACAGATAGTGGTACAGCCATCACAGCTATCCAAAGTCCTCAGAAAGATACCACAGGCATCGCTATAGATGAGAGCTCCGATGGATTGCAGCCTAGGGCGGTCAGAGGGGAAATTAACACAGATTTCTCCCCAGAAACTGATAAACCACTTTCTGACTCAGAAAGTCAAGTCTTTGCTCTTACTCCAGCTTTGCATAAACTACAGCTTGACCAAGAGACTTATTCAGGAGAACAAGATTTAGACAGTAGTTTGCAGTCTGAACCCAGAGAACTACCTTCAAGAAGTCAGGAGGTAAATGTGGCAGAGAGCAAGGCTAAAGATGAAATGCAGAAGTTGGTGTGGGATCAACCTgcacttcctggaggaagtaataaaaataaaaccagcttGGATAAcctagaaaaggggaaaaacaaaccTTCAGTTAAACACAGATTGGCAGCCatgtctaaagcaagcagaaaatTTCCATCTAAAGATTTAAGCCCCAGAAGACATGTAGCTACTATCTTTCCCCAACATGGGGACAGTTCTGGCTTCAGCACTTTATCTCTTGGCACACCAGAGTGCAAACCACTGTCCCCTGAGCCTGCTTTAAAGTCCACAGAATCCGCAGGTGAAAGCAGGCTGAGTAATGATGAAATGAATGTGGAGAAATCTGAGAACCCTCTCCAGGTTACTGCAGCATCCAACAGAGAATCTTCTACACACTTAAGCACTCAGAAGTCTAACAGGATTTCACAGCCACATCAGAATGAGTTTCAAAATATCTCCAGATCACAAGCGATGTATGACAATTCTAAAGAAGTATCAGTACCTCAGATTTTGGAAAGGAAGTCAGGAACCTTGGTCCAGCCCACAATGATCAGCCTCAGGGAAGCAGACTTCCCTGACCAGCGGAGGAGGCTAGACCCTCCTTTTCAGTTGGAGCCTGAAGAGAAATCTGCAGTAAGCATCCCACTGACCAGTTGTCAGCAACAACAAAGAAGTGCTGCATCTCTGGAGTGGAAACCTGAGCCACACTCCTATCGTTCAAAGAGTTTAAAAAGCATCAATGTGCACGGTGATCTGTTACGCAAAAGTCATCCTGCAAAAGTCAGGGAGCGCCATTTTTCTGAAAACACTTCTATTGACGATGCCCTGAGTCGACTGACCCTTGGAAATGAATTGTCTAACAACAGTGAGTACAATCGAAGATTCAAATCCTTTTCTGAACTCACCTCCTGTGATGAAAATGAAAGTTGGGCTTTGTACAGAGACAGGACAAAAATGGGTCGCAGGTCGGCAACATCTATATCAAGACCTATGGACTATGGGATTTTTGGGAAAGAACAGCAGCTGGCTTTCTTGGAAAATGTAAAGAGGTCACTCACACAGGGGAGATTATGGAAACCAAGTTTTCTTAAAAACCCTGGCTTCCTGAAAGATGATATAATTAGCCCCCCTAACCCAACAGAGTCATCGAGTTCAAATCCTCCTAGTGATCAGATGCCAGGAGATGGCTTCTCTCTAAGTGCGCCACTAAATATCTATGTAGAGGATCCAGTAGACTCAGACTGTGACACAGACACAACCACAGATGACGAATATTACCTGGATGAAAATGACAAAGAGTCAGAGCTGTGA